The following proteins are encoded in a genomic region of Salmo salar unplaced genomic scaffold, Ssal_v3.1, whole genome shotgun sequence:
- the LOC106561636 gene encoding ladderlectin-like, translating to MAMLTILLLLSAAIVLGEAFDLRAAKAGVVEEQQEAEAAESDRPCPGGWTKYKSRCFMFVNNAMTWPQAENHCLSFQANLASIKDCVENYNLQQLVLRNTGQHQPTWIGGFNSVQNKLWFWSDGSKFDYQSWGQGEPNNYGGNEHCLQMNAGGDKTWNDLNCEVKLPMVCALRTC from the exons ATGGCGATGTTGACCATTCTTCTGCTTCTCAGCGCTGCCATTGTTCTGGGCGAGGCCTTTGATCTACGTGCCGCAA AGGCTGGGGTGGTGGAGGAACAGCAGGAAGCAGAAGCAGCAGAGAGTGATCGTCCATGTCCCGGAGGTTGGACCAAATACAAATCACGTTGCTTTATGTTTGTCAACAATGCAATGACATGGCCCCAAGCTGAG AACCACTGTCTGTCCTTTCAAGCAAACCTGGCGTCTATAAAAGACTGTGTGGAGAACTATAATTTACAGCAATTGGTGTTGAGAAACACCGGCCAACATCAACCTACCTGGATTGGAGGATTTAATTCTGTTCAG AACAAACTATGGTTCTGGAGTGACGGCTCCAAATTTGATTACCAGAGCTGGGGGCAAGGAGAGCCCAATAATTATGGTGGCAATGAGCACTGTCTTCAGATGAACGCGGGAG GTGACAAAACGTGGAACGATTTAAACTGTGAAGTGAAATTGCCCATGGTGTGCGCACTGAGAACCTGTTAA